From Candidatus Neomarinimicrobiota bacterium, the proteins below share one genomic window:
- a CDS encoding DUF3160 domain-containing protein has translation MKVKLLSILVIAFKLSFAQTGMLADITGQIETEFGTYIPCLVDIEPNAPQYVIESDFSNVANFSDFTFTESQKQKLLENHFVVIPGRTSGPTGYKEIYDIYNEARENDIPQFITTDAVLHTYHILFDKILSTTEEDYLIRYLKEMDSMLVHESLNAYHTHSDDLIRSSFKTLVAYFSVPLKLMDSTYQVPDLVSDTVRQELELIEAHEGYEISPLFGAYPEDYSQYKPRGHYTKTEELENYFKAMMWHGRQTFVLHDSEASSCIHITGSALALIYLMENMDNSNEVWTLWNNIYLPTVFFVGKADDLLPQDYFSAALEYFGQDFASRNLEDILNESDLSAFINWADDFFPDPEITTLTGTGMRFMGQRFVPDSYILDQLVSLERLMPKSLDILAVLNSDEAFNLLEEMGETGYPGYLSQLALLKAKFEDYPEEQWVENLYWNWLYCLMPLLMEKNGGFPPFMQNLAWLRKDLNTALSSWTELRHNTILYAKPSETPIGDGPRNILIRGYVESNPWVFARLASLTKLTKEGLLGLSILNEDMEERLIILEDLLLTLKSISEKELTGEEITTDEYIALCLFGETVEDLVTFNEYNDFYDMFLPAIDDEMPVIADVHTDPNTSSCLEEGVGYPFRIYVICPVEGELTVTVGGIFSSYEFVQPIANRLTDEEWIEMLISETPPELPYWTTEYLDPEYDLTNSEPEHYYCYKKGLSITNIHEETLPRNFSLHPNYPNPFNSSTTIQYDLPKDGFVNISIYNVLGEHIITLKNSYEQAGHKVVYWDGYDQNNHLAPSGVYMYQIEYEGNTSIRKMVLMK, from the coding sequence ATGAAAGTAAAATTGTTATCAATACTTGTGATTGCATTTAAACTTTCCTTCGCTCAAACAGGCATGCTGGCCGATATTACCGGACAAATTGAAACAGAGTTCGGTACATATATCCCCTGTCTTGTTGACATTGAACCCAATGCACCACAATATGTCATCGAATCAGATTTCAGTAATGTTGCAAACTTCAGCGATTTCACTTTTACCGAATCACAAAAACAGAAATTACTGGAAAACCATTTTGTGGTGATTCCCGGAAGAACCTCCGGTCCGACAGGCTATAAAGAGATCTACGACATCTATAATGAAGCCCGGGAAAACGATATCCCCCAATTTATTACCACTGATGCTGTTTTACACACCTACCATATACTGTTCGATAAAATTCTTTCAACCACTGAAGAGGATTATCTTATCCGTTATCTGAAAGAGATGGACAGTATGCTGGTCCATGAATCCCTCAACGCCTATCACACACACTCCGATGATCTCATCAGGTCCTCTTTTAAAACCCTCGTCGCCTACTTTTCGGTCCCCCTGAAACTAATGGACAGTACCTATCAGGTGCCGGATCTCGTCTCCGATACGGTCCGTCAGGAACTGGAACTGATTGAAGCCCATGAAGGATATGAGATATCCCCCCTCTTCGGCGCTTATCCTGAAGATTACAGCCAGTACAAACCCAGAGGGCATTATACAAAAACAGAGGAACTGGAGAACTATTTTAAGGCCATGATGTGGCATGGAAGGCAGACGTTTGTTTTACATGATAGCGAAGCATCATCCTGTATTCATATTACCGGTTCTGCTCTTGCCCTGATTTATCTCATGGAGAATATGGATAATAGCAATGAGGTATGGACTCTGTGGAATAACATATATCTGCCAACTGTCTTTTTTGTGGGAAAAGCCGATGATCTGTTGCCCCAGGATTATTTCAGTGCAGCATTGGAATATTTTGGCCAGGACTTCGCATCCCGGAATCTTGAAGATATATTGAACGAATCTGATCTGTCAGCATTTATTAACTGGGCTGATGATTTTTTCCCTGATCCTGAAATCACAACATTGACAGGCACAGGTATGCGGTTTATGGGACAGCGTTTCGTTCCTGATTCATATATCCTGGACCAGCTTGTTTCACTGGAACGACTCATGCCAAAGTCCCTGGATATTCTCGCCGTCTTAAATTCGGATGAGGCCTTTAACCTGCTGGAAGAGATGGGTGAAACCGGGTATCCCGGATATTTGAGTCAACTCGCATTGCTGAAAGCCAAATTTGAAGATTATCCGGAAGAACAATGGGTAGAAAACCTCTATTGGAACTGGCTTTATTGTCTGATGCCTCTCCTAATGGAGAAAAACGGGGGCTTCCCGCCGTTTATGCAAAATCTGGCATGGCTCCGGAAGGATTTGAATACGGCACTGAGTTCATGGACCGAATTACGGCATAATACTATTTTATACGCAAAACCGAGTGAAACACCCATCGGTGACGGGCCCAGAAATATACTTATCCGGGGTTACGTGGAATCCAATCCCTGGGTTTTTGCCCGGCTGGCTTCTCTTACAAAATTGACAAAAGAGGGATTGCTTGGACTTTCCATACTCAATGAAGATATGGAAGAGCGGTTAATCATATTGGAAGACCTGCTCTTAACCCTGAAAAGTATATCGGAAAAAGAGCTGACCGGAGAGGAAATCACCACGGATGAATACATAGCCCTTTGCCTGTTTGGTGAAACTGTCGAAGACCTTGTCACGTTCAATGAGTATAATGATTTTTATGATATGTTCTTACCTGCCATTGATGATGAGATGCCCGTTATTGCAGATGTACACACAGACCCAAACACATCCTCCTGCCTTGAGGAAGGTGTGGGCTACCCTTTCAGAATCTATGTAATATGCCCGGTTGAAGGAGAACTCACGGTAACAGTGGGCGGTATTTTTTCATCTTATGAATTTGTCCAGCCAATCGCCAACAGACTGACGGATGAGGAATGGATAGAGATGCTCATCTCTGAAACACCCCCTGAACTGCCGTACTGGACTACAGAATACCTTGATCCGGAATATGATCTTACCAATTCAGAACCTGAACACTATTATTGCTACAAAAAAGGACTGTCAATCACGAACATTCATGAAGAAACCCTTCCCCGAAACTTCTCCCTCCACCCAAACTACCCGAATCCGTTTAACAGTTCAACCACCATTCAATATGATCTTCCGAAGGATGGTTTTGTCAATATATCCATATACAATGTTCTCGGAGAACATATCATAACTCTGAAAAATTCGTATGAACAAGCCGGTCATAAGGTCGTGTATTGGGATGGGTATGATCAAAACAATCACCTTGCACCGTCTGGCGTGTACATGTATCAGATTGAATACGAAGGCAATACATCCATCCGAAAAATGGTACTTATGAAGTAA
- a CDS encoding SprT family zinc-dependent metalloprotease, with amino-acid sequence MKEKRSTLVILNIPVEIIWKKVKNINLRVYPPDGQVRMSVPHGIGESTVKTFILKKMEWIHSKQAMFQRQPLIAKKQMHTGEIHTLWGNSYRLHVIEQVSSPKVWLGVDKTLIMQIQPGMGRDQRQVLLEDWYRRQLKKVIPDFISHWEPVLGVHVKEWKVRKMKTRWGSCNIQAQRIWFNLELAKKPLKCLEYIVVHEMNHLLERYHNARFYRLMDSWMPDWRDYKELLNQIPDIQ; translated from the coding sequence ATGAAGGAAAAACGAAGCACACTTGTTATTCTGAATATTCCGGTTGAAATCATCTGGAAAAAAGTAAAGAACATAAACCTGAGAGTGTATCCACCGGATGGACAGGTAAGGATGTCTGTCCCTCATGGAATCGGTGAATCAACCGTCAAGACTTTTATTCTGAAAAAAATGGAATGGATACATTCAAAACAGGCGATGTTTCAACGACAGCCATTGATAGCTAAAAAACAGATGCATACTGGAGAAATTCATACCTTATGGGGAAACTCTTATCGTTTGCATGTCATTGAACAGGTGTCTTCTCCAAAAGTGTGGCTTGGAGTTGATAAGACCCTGATTATGCAGATTCAACCGGGAATGGGGCGCGACCAACGGCAAGTTCTTTTGGAAGATTGGTATCGCCGGCAGCTAAAAAAAGTAATTCCTGATTTTATATCACACTGGGAGCCTGTCCTGGGAGTTCATGTAAAGGAATGGAAAGTCAGAAAAATGAAAACCCGCTGGGGAAGCTGCAATATTCAGGCACAAAGGATCTGGTTTAATTTGGAACTGGCCAAAAAGCCCCTGAAGTGTCTGGAATATATTGTTGTACACGAGATGAACCATTTACTGGAACGTTACCACAATGCCCGGTTTTATCGGTTGATGGATTCCTGGATGCCGGATTGGCGGGATTACAAAGAGTTGTTGAATCAAATTCCGGATATTCAATAA